A stretch of DNA from Glycine max cultivar Williams 82 chromosome 18, Glycine_max_v4.0, whole genome shotgun sequence:
GCTTTCACCATAAGCTGTTATGCCACCAATAGCAGTTTCACTGTCAAAAGAAGTGTATTTTGCAGGGTCATACATGCTCTCCCCCTTTTCAGTCAAACCAAATGCTGGTAGAGTTGTACTTTCCTCAAACTGTTTACCACGAACAGATAATCTGTTGATTTTCTCGTCAAAATACCGCATGCCCTCAAACTCCTCTGAAACTTCCAATCCTGGTAATGTCAAGTTTTCTTCATCCTTTCCACTTGGTATGGTCACTTCTTCAGGAGTCTCTTCAGAGGCAACATCTTTGTCTCCAGAATCATCATGAATCTCACCATAGTCAGGTTCCACGGGCAAGTTTTCATGCTGACTGGGAGGAAAGACAAAGTGACGAGACATAAATAAAGCATTTGACGTTTCTCCTTCATCTTGCCCATATACATCTTCGTTCCCATCATCCTTCATCTCAACTTCATCAGGACCAGGAGCAGCTGCATATGTCGATGCTGTCAGAGATACAACCTCCCATTCATTCCCACGAGTAGTCTTATCCCTTCCATCCTCATTGTTTGCCATCTTTTGTCTTTCATCAGAACAATGATATTAGAATTCTAATTCAACTCAGAGCAAACTTAAATGGATACAAATGCATACATACACGACAAGCATAATACATACATGGGCGAACAAGGGAGTcgatttaataaacaaataatctaCAAGAAAACCGTCACCCCTgaaaaaagcaaagaaaaagaCTCAAAAGGTCACAACCATGTGCAGAgcggagatataaggttggttgggtggttaagaaagaagaaaaggagaGAAAGGTTGCAGattaaaaactaacaaactaaccaTTAACACTTGCcgataaaaaaacaacaaccatGCGCAGAGTCATTGAAAGGGTTGATAATGATGAGTGCAAAAAAACATCAGTTAGCATTGTTCAACTTctaaaacaacaagcacatcaTCAATACCAAAATTCTAAATAAACttcataaataacaaaaaagaaaattacaaacaacagcataaaaaactaaaaatccgcCCAAATTTTTTGTAAAAGATTCCATCCACctctttgaatttaattttcatttccctcatattcaattaaaaaacacCGTGAAATGAAATCACAATATCTTTCACCAATTACAAATTTCATATTGATTTTCCATCCTCACAcctaaaattgattataaactCAACCCAACAAATCGAACAAGTTCCACCAATCCACTGAACTCAAACACCAACACATGCACAGTTAGTTACGCAACAAAAAACCCACAAACAGAAGCACCCAAgcgaaacaaaacaaaaccccATACAAAGATCCAAACACAGCACAAATCACAAAAACCAAATCAAACTCAAACCATAAAACAACAACCCACACGGTTGCATCATCATCAGACACGCCATGTTCCAGAATCATCCATCCacgaattttgtttattttaatccaAAATCAACGCAAAcaaagattattaaaaaaacaattaaaagaaagaataaagagagaaagagaaggactCACGGACACGATCCGCAAAGGAGCAGAACGTGGGTAGTAGTAGTACGATGACGATGAGGTTGAAACAGAAGAAGTTGTTGCTTCGGGAAAATGAGAGGGGGGGGTTTGGCCTTTTATATTGATGATTGGGTTATCGGGTTGTTACCGGCTATAGCAGGTGGAGTGAAGAGTGATGAAAGTGGGGAGTTACCGGTTATTGTCCTTTGCGTGGTGTCAGAGACATGGGATCTATATCTAACTGTCGCGCCCTCTGTTCAATCCAAATCCAAACCACTGTAGCACCACTcccactacaagaaaaataatcaacTATCAAGGAGatcttttttagaaattttatctattattttttttaaaaaaatactgtgATTTTTACTATTCTCACTAATacacttatgtttttttttgtggccttaaaaaaaatactgtggtttcttattttttgtatgtgtgaggtataaatattaagaaacaTTTATAAAATCTTAATCATTGTTTAAGACATCATTCAAAGTGTGTTTGATAgacgagaaaaagaaaaaaaaaaaagtctcatgTGATCTTATaccttttatattatattttaatttaaatatttattctttgtttATCTCAAACAAACACACTCTTATAACATGTTTTGGTGATAGTAAggcaaggaaaaaaatattattgtaagaaaatcatctttcttttatgtgattttaagataaatatgaGAGTCTCAACTACTAAACCTATGGGTCATTACCTTAGAATTTGCATAGTTGAATCACaaactatttaaataattttgataacaAGTATGAACTTTGTGGGTAGATAATATTTTCAAACGAATCAATACTTCAAGAATCTACTTTAATTAATGGATAAATAGCTTATTTAGTCTATGAATTATACATTTATTAACAATTTAGtctttatgtaaataattaatttagttcagaaatataatatacaaatattaCGATGAATTGGTCCAATTAATTATACAGCATATTAATAATTTGGTATTTAAAGTATGATACTAATGTCATATTGACCATCAAGTTATATTACTTATTAGTTACTAACAAATTAGTTAACACATACAtcacatataataaataataaatggttggactaatttattataatatttataaatttgtgtataaaattggtcatttaaataaaaagataagagtatttaatataaaaatataataatatattcaatTCTTTCGTGcaagataatttatttaaaaagataaatatttttttctaaaattactcAAAATAATTAGTCAAAATTGTATACAACTCAATGTAAACTAGTGAATAAGTTGAATTTGGCCAATTCAACCTAAACTGTAATTGTCGTATCAGGTAATTAATCCTTAGCTGCAAATTTTGACCCATTGGCCTAACGCAGTTTGATTTGatagtattatatatacaaaacactttagaaaattttgaatatgCAAGCATGTTTTGACACAAACGTCATAGAGATTGCTAATGCTCAtcgttttttttaatctattttaattcGACTATTATGGTGTTTCCTATGATTTTTTAAAGAGCGATtttatgaaggaaaaaaagttgTGCTTTCTATAAACAAATTTTAGTAGtgcaacaaatataaatattgataTGAGTGAAACTAAATtggaatttattaaataaagtcttgattttaaattttatagataataaaaaaacgtaattaaaaacaaagattttgataAAGATGAagcaagtttttttaataatatcaatatataatttatatcaataaaaaaataaataaacaaaaaaagtttaatttggtAATGCATGCGGAGGAAACGAAGTAAGCTTTGGAATGCATTACTTTCTTACCCCTTTTTTGGTTAAATGTTTggaattttacaaataaaattacatttgttTTTGAACactttaaaaatacatttttggtAAGGTTGGAAATCATATAAAGAGTGTGGTTTAATTTGCGTAATATACAGTGTTTATTTGACAaacatctaaaattaatttaaatacacatgttattttgttaaacaattttttaaaatttttataaaaatcaatttattttctgaGGCTCATTTTAGTGATGATCCTTTCTTGGGATCAAAACTAGCATCACATACACAGCTCTTTCTGGCTTCACGCATTGGTGACTTGACTtgcttttggaaagaaaaaatggGCCAATGGTATTGACAATAATTAGAAAAGGAGGAAGAAATATCAATTCTTTTGTTATTCCCTCatctactcttttttttagtaACTTTCGTATGTATATAACCAAACATTATTGAAACCGAGACTTTTGTCACTTAACCAAAAATGAACTCTTTTCATTGAATTCATTTCGTGCTACAAATTGTTAAGATCATTTTGATTATAATTGTAAATTGTAAGGTGGCTTTTTATGCAATGGTGTTGTCGTCCACCTTAGTACTCCTTCCAATTCTCAAATCATAATCAACATTATGCCTTTTCTTTATTCAATCAACACGATGCTTTATCATATAAATTTgtgattaattttcaaaataaataaataaataaataaatttatgcttAAAATGTAAACTCGTTAAATCACAACTAATGTCCATACTTCAATATCTCATTTTAACTAATCACACAAAATTTAgacattgaaagaaaaaattaatttctggGTGAGATttcaattgtatttaatgccaTTATAACAAAAAGACTAATGTGACACAAAACTAGAAGTTAGAAGATGGCAttgaataaaaaagacaaaatcaaacttaatcttaaattttgttatatttggcCTTTTTTTAGTGTACCAATTACTTTAAAGTTTTACTGAGAAGAAATCACTTtaaagttaaaacttaaaatattttttaaaaaaataaagtttatattatttgacaaatattaaaagctttttttaaagaagaacttaaaatatttttttaaattaaacactTCATTTCTTTATTTCATGTCGATTAATTCATGATAAGAGGAAAAGTTAAGATatgcaatttatttttaaaatttatttcatttaattttttaagctattatttatctatattattttttgactgacctctttattattttataaaaaaataataagcttcttaattaaagagaagaaaaagtaaaaaaaaaaaaaaacgaaaacctGTGGTATTTAAAAAGGGTTCGGTTCGTGGACACGTGTTTCACTTCCCACGAAGAAGGAATAAGGGACTGTTTGGATGGCACCAAAATACACacaacattttcagtgaaactGAAAAGGGGAAGAAGAGAGTGAAATGGGGGAGCTTTACGCGTTGGACTTCGATGGAGTCATATGTGATAGCTGCGGAGAAAGCTCTCTCTCTGCTCTCAAGGTTGGTTCCTCTCTTCATTCCacccaaaacttttttttattttattttaaatcttttaaattttcattttttaattttttttcttctttcaattgTTTTTTCCTCTGTGAATTCATAAGGGTGCTAAATTAAGCTTATGATTTACTGTGTTTGGCAATTTGCAGGCTGCCAAAGTGAGATGGCCTGGTTTGTTTGATGGGGTGGATTCAACCACAGAAAATTGGATTATTGACCAGATGCAcacagtaaaataaaatatatttgacttGACTTAGCTTTTGCTTTTATGAATTTCATGCAACTATACTTTGGTTTTGCTATGTTGGTggttttataatttgattaacTAGTGGAATCATGACAGAAAGGGGGGCAAGAAATAGGCTTGAATTTGCATGTAGTTTGACTTTATAGTTTAGTTAATGTATTTTTGGGGGCATTTGGTTTGAATTAAGCGTCAAATATCTGTCAAGTTTTGATTAAGTAATAAGGCAATTTGGAGCCATGGAAATATACAATGTGCTTTGGTGATTGAATGTAGATGTGAAGTagaattttttctttccttgtaCTTTGGAGTCTTGTTTGGATAAAACTTGTCAATAAacagtaagaaaagaaaataagaaggtaaaataaattaagcttcttcataagtttaaaataatttaaacagaaGTTAAAATCAGTTTTTGGAGAAGCTAATTGAGATAACTTCTATAAATTTGCTTATGTATtagctaattttaacttatagaataaacttaattcattttaccttcttatttttcttctcttattggTACTTATTGTGAAATTCATCTAAACAAGACCTAGAAAGAGAACGAGAGGGAGTAACTTCTTGCATACTTCTTTTTATTGGCTATTGTTTCTTACACTCTGGTCTTGAGAGCAATAGATTATATCTGCTTGATTGCTTCAATTATAGATTTCCATTGTAGATCTTTAAACTATTTGGTGCCATGTAatttttgcaagtgttttaaatgta
This window harbors:
- the LOC100810535 gene encoding ATG8-interacting protein 1-like isoform X1 — translated: MANNEDGRDKTTRGNEWEVVSLTASTYAAAPGPDEVEMKDDGNEDVYGQDEGETSNALFMSRHFVFPPSQHENLPVEPDYGEIHDDSGDKDVASEETPEEVTIPSGKDEENLTLPGLEVSEEFEGMRYFDEKINRLSVRGKQFEESTTLPAFGLTEKGESMYDPAKYTSFDSETAIGGITAYGESIVDPETTESAEQGSNVSPDLSLSNYSSKDNEYNSSDLPCGAWWKRRAASLYAHAKEANAFWSVFIAAAVMGLVMLGQRWQQERALQLKWQISINDEARSRVLAPIYRLKDVIVGGNRRGSLIRGSSSGES